A window of uncultured Methanobrevibacter sp. genomic DNA:
GACAGATCTGCAAGCAAGTTTCCAATAAATACGAATATTGCACTGAATATTACAATTCCTAAAAATAATGGGACATCACTGCTAAGACCTGCGGCTACGGCCGTTTGTCCAATACCAGGATAGGAAAATACCTGTTCCACAAGTACTGCCCCACCAAAGAGTTCACTGAAAGACAAAAACTGCAATGTTACAGCAGGCAATAATATATTCCTTATTCCATGATTTTTAATTAAATCCCAACCTTTTTCTCCTCTTGATTTTGCAAACAATACATAATCAGAAGACAATACTTGGATTAATTCATTACGAGTATACATCGCAATTGGAGCTAATCCTACAAGGCTTAAAGTTAATGCTGGAAGAACCAGTCTTGATGCCCATTCCATAAATGTAGCATCAGTACTTCTTACACCAATTGGAACACCAAATCCTATTGGGAACCATCCTAAATAAACAGCAAATATCATTAAAATAAGCATTCCTACCCAAAATGATGGAGCTGATTGAATGGCATAACAGTAAACTTTAACTGCCTTATCAATCCAAGACCCTTTGTTTTTACCGGCTACAACACCCATAGCAAAACCAATAACTCCACTTAATATCCATGAGATAGCCATCAATACTAGAGAAGCTGAAGCCTTTTCAATTATGATATCAATGACCGGTGCACGATATATCAAAGATGTTCCAAGATTACCCTGCAGCAAATCCATTAACCAATGGAAAATTTTAGTGGTAAGTGGAACATTGGTACCAAAATATTCCTGAAGAATCTGTCTTTGCGCTTCCGATACGGCAGCCTGTCTTAAATATGCATTGACTGGATCAATAGGGGATAAATCTAATAACACAAAACTAAAAATTGCAACTGCAATAATCAGTATTACAAAGCGCACTAGCTTGTAACCAAAAAATTTCAATAATTGATTTTTATTCAAAAATAAACCCCCTTAAAGAATTTTAAAAAAAAATAAAAAAGGAAAAGAGATATTGAATTAAGCTGTGGAATTGGTTCTGGTCCAATCACAGATGTTAATTAAAATATCATTTCCTAAACCGTCAGGCTGTTCACCAATATCGATTCCATCTTTAATGAAGTAGTTGTAGTCATAGTTGACCAACCATACGAATGGAGCATCTCCAGCAGGTCCCCATCCTCCACCATTAACATTAGCGGATTGAGACCATAATGTATTAGCTGCATTCAAGTCACTGGAATGCATTGCATCATCCATTAATTTATCGGAATCAGTATTGTTGTATAAGTTAGGGTTCATATAGAATCCATCAGCTTCTTTACTGTGATATTGTTGATAGATGGATTTATATGGGTCTGGAGAAGTTTGTTGCATCAATGCAGCTGAAGAGTACATGTTTGCATAAATAGTATCCCAGTCAGCACCAACTAAGTTAACTTCAATTCCTATTTCTTTTGCCTGTTCAGCAAATACGGTTGATAAAGATTGTCTGTCAAGATATTTAGGTGGGTAATATAGGTCAAAGGATGCTTTTACACCGTTTTTCTCTACGATTCCATCACCATTAGTATCATTCCAACCACCATCTTTTAAGATTTGTTTTGCCTTATTAACATCACTGTCGTTAACTTTAGCGGCGGGATTTGCATAATCTCTTGTATCTACACCAGTATATTCAGGGGTAGCGTGTCCGGAGAATATTTCATCACACATTGTTTGACGGTTTACTCCAACATTTAATGCTTCCCTAATTGCCTTATCCGCAGTTACATTGTTACCGATTTTAGCAGTTCCGTTCCAAGATTTTCCTGTATCATTTTGATAAGGTAAAGATACACCTTGTGCCCTACCTGCTGAC
This region includes:
- a CDS encoding ABC transporter substrate-binding protein, encoding MDKKTMIIIGVIAIIVIIVAAFALMGGSRDNDPTHLTVAAHSNIPEPEAGFSSLVGWGCGHQNYNPLVQSCLFKTDKNGSIVPDLATGYSISSDGKTWTVNVRDDVKFSDNSTFDAEDVAFTFNTAKDTESELDLTNIANVTAKNKTTVEFKLVEPRSTFIYDLRYVGIIPSDSYDNNTYGEHPIGTGPYVLDHWDKGQQAIFKVNPNYYDKKPYFTQLTLLFPEESTWLELAKSGKVDVVPVATSSLNQSVDGYQFVEKSAGRAQGVSLPYQNDTGKSWNGTAKIGNNVTADKAIREALNVGVNRQTMCDEIFSGHATPEYTGVDTRDYANPAAKVNDSDVNKAKQILKDGGWNDTNGDGIVEKNGVKASFDLYYPPKYLDRQSLSTVFAEQAKEIGIEVNLVGADWDTIYANMYSSAALMQQTSPDPYKSIYQQYHSKEADGFYMNPNLYNNTDSDKLMDDAMHSSDLNAANTLWSQSANVNGGGWGPAGDAPFVWLVNYDYNYFIKDGIDIGEQPDGLGNDILINICDWTRTNSTA
- a CDS encoding ABC transporter permease — its product is MNKNQLLKFFGYKLVRFVILIIAVAIFSFVLLDLSPIDPVNAYLRQAAVSEAQRQILQEYFGTNVPLTTKIFHWLMDLLQGNLGTSLIYRAPVIDIIIEKASASLVLMAISWILSGVIGFAMGVVAGKNKGSWIDKAVKVYCYAIQSAPSFWVGMLILMIFAVYLGWFPIGFGVPIGVRSTDATFMEWASRLVLPALTLSLVGLAPIAMYTRNELIQVLSSDYVLFAKSRGEKGWDLIKNHGIRNILLPAVTLQFLSFSELFGGAVLVEQVFSYPGIGQTAVAAGLSSDVPLFLGIVIFSAIFVFIGNLLADLSYYLIDPRIKESEFND